GCGCAGGCGCAGTTGATTGTGCAGGACATACCAAACCCTCCTGGAGATATTAGAGTGGAATGTCATCGTATGGATGCGACCATCCAGTGGTCACCAAAGGGAGATAACAGAGCGCCCATTTTGCGATACATCATCCAATATAACACAAGTTTCACTCCGGATTCCTGGGAAGATGCTTTCAGCGACGTTCCCCCAGTAGATACTACTTACACTATACCCATGAGCTCATGGgcaaattatacttttagaGTCATTGCAGTTAATAAAATTGGAAGGTCACTACCTTCCCCTCATTCAGAGATATGTTCAACTCCTCCAGCTGTGCCACATAAAAATCCTGATAATGTAGTTGGAGAAGGAGATAAACCAGATAATTTGGTGATTACTTGGACACCGATGCCTCAAATTGAACACGCGGCACCTGGTTTTAAGTATAGAGTTTACTATAAGAGGGATATCCCAGGAATAGATTACGAACCACCTCAAGAAATTACCGATTGGCGTGTAGGACGATTTGAAATTCCTGATCAACCGTCCTTCCAACAGTATAGAATTAAAGTATTAGCTGTAAATGACGAAGGCGAGGCGGATGTGTCTCCCCAGGAAGTTATTGGATACTCAGGCGAAAGTAAACCATTAGAAGCACCTCAAAATTTCACGGTACTCAACGTTCAAAGCCCCACAAACGCCCTTCTTAGCTGGATTGCTGTACCTTTGGAGTCAGTTCGAGGTAAAATCTTTATTCGATACAATTttggcaattattttttaaaattatttaatttttcaggtcattttaaaggttataaAATAAGTACTTGGAGCGACCAATCTCCGATTGCAAACGAAATTCAAGTTCAAGGAGGCAACGCCAAAGCATTAGTCAATACTTTCGTGccaaattctaaaaattacgCTCAAGTTTACGTCtacaatggaaaatttaacgGACCCCGTAGTGAAATACTCAGTTTCCATACTCCGGAAGGAGTTCCTGGCGAGATGGATGTATTAGAAGCCACCCCACTGGGATCATCAGCATTTATGCTGAAGTGGGAAAAACCAGATAGGCCTAATGGGAATTTGACTGGGTACAACATATATTACGCCGAGGtagatcaaaatttgaaggtggcGGGAGCAAACGGAAGGAAACCACAGATAACGGACCCAAATAGATTAAGAGCAAAATTGGCTGGtaagttgaaatttatttgaacaaaCCCGTGGTATAAGTTTTAGtgtatgtttaatttaaaggttTGAGACCGGCAACAAAATATCGAATATACATTAGCGCCACTACTAAAGCAGGCGAATCTAAGCGGTACTTCATAGAAAGAAATACTAAAGCTTTGGGTTCGCATCAACCCGGCGTGCCTAGATTCGGATGGGAATCCGTTAGGGATAATAAGGCAACGTCAGTCATAAGAGTTAATTGGATACCGAGTGAGGACGGCAAGCCTGGATCccatttttatgtgaaatataAGAAGCGAGGAGAAACCATGTATTTAAAGACCCCACCTGAACTGGATGAAGATTTCCAAGAaggtaatatttaaaaagctcTTTAGTAGTACGCGTGGACTGTTGACGTTTTTGGGTCGTGTCGAATGGGTATAACTTAGCAACTCCACGTTTTATATGCTCAAAGTTCGTcagtaataatattttttgtattgtatGCAGTTTCTGGATTAGAAAGCGGACAAACTTACGAATTCGTCGTGGTTTCTGTCGACGGCGACTTTGAAACGGAGAGTGAACCACAGGAAGTGTCCACCAATGATGGAATTACCATAACTGCACAACAAGCCGTTGCCACTGCTGGATGGTTCATAGGCATGATGCTGGCTATTGTTATCTTGCTCTTAGTCTTAATAATAGTTTGCATTGTTAAACGGAATCGAGGTGGAAAATATGCAGTACACGAGCGAGAACAAGCGAACGGACGACACGATTATCCCGAAGAAGGAGGATTTCACGAGTATTCCCAGCCGTAAGTTTTGTCTttgtctttgtttttttttttttttattagccttttttgccatttttcagTCATATTTGATTGGTTTTCCTTAACAAGTACTAATATTTCTTGAACTTCGCCCTAGtcatattttgacatttaCTTTTCGTTGGAAATGAAGCAACACGGTAAAGagattgtttttttctcatatatCACTTTTAATAGACAATTTCGGTATTAAAAAACTCCATTATTTTAACAGAATTCTCTAAGACGAAACTCGACCTCATTTAACCTTATTAACTcccattataaatttcattatcgCATACTCAGGTTGGATAGTAAGCCCCACGGAAGGCCCTCAATGAGTAGTGAACCAAAGATCAGCCCCGAAAGTGATACCGACTCAATGGCTGAATATGGAGAGGGAGATACAGGTAGGGAGCATGCGAACGCTCAACATGCATTTGTTAGATATCTTTGTTGCCTcattcattaattatttattctttgattttttttattgttttatttttcgtttcattttcgtttttgttttcgtttataTAGAAGGTATGAATGAAGACGGATCCTTTATTGGCCAATACGGACAGAAAAGAGGTCAAGGCGAATCTACGTCCCAAGGATTTGCGACACTCGTTTAATgtgtaagattttttttatttacatttggTTTGCTTAGttcaattaacattttattaacatcTGCCACATTTCCACCATAATTTCCTCGTGATTATGTTGTTTTATTACTGATACGTTTCTGACAAGTATCCAATAACCTTAATAATTTGTGTTTACTAGTACCGATCGGTGCGCCAGTAGATCAGTAAAAGACATTGCATTTACGTAGGAAAAGTGTTTCGTAACATATTAGTTAGACGTTTTGATCCTTTGGTTCCCGCAAAATGCTGAATGATCTGAGAATCGTATTGTCTCAAAAATAGAGAGATGAAATTGGAACGTCTCATGTTCATCTATTACACAGACAATTCTGGAACGTTCGCTCCAACTCGTAATCGCTTCGCATTTTATCAGGACTCTCAGTATTTAGGAATGAACAGAATTTCTCAGAACGAACCAAAATCCGTGTTCAAAATCAACGATGAACTGTAGTCCCAATAAAACAtccattttaatatatttgattttttttataggtcGTTTTACTGAAGACGGATCTTTTATTGGTCAATATGTTCCAAGTAATATGAAGCAAATGGGTACAACTGGAGCGCCATGCACTAATAATAACGCAGTTGCCACCTACGTTTAGAAAAATCATATATTTTGCTTACGATGTGGTGTCTATGTtcttaattttaaggaaactcAGTAGTTTACTTACAACGGTTAATAAGTTATAAAAGTGCGGTTGTAGCTTCGATATCTTGTTTTTATAAAGTGGGAAACCCTGATTTTCCCACAATACTGAAACTATTCAGGACGCAAACATTCTTCGGTCAGAAACGCTTGGACCCGGGAAATTGTAGATATTTACCACTGGTAAATGGATTTTggttcaaaaatgatttttttctttaaaaaaattgtaattgagGCGAAATCCGACAATTTCACTTGTCCATTAAGATTGTACGCTAGTTGTGTTCACTCTTTAAGGTATAAGCTCTCTTTAATTCTAGTCTGTGTGACTAGGGAGGAATcgtagtttttaaaaagtgtaaatataaCTCAGTACACATAGAGAGAGAACATTGAAGATTTATGAAGTCGTTTTGTTCGTCAAGAGTATCGTTTcagtagaaatatttaaatactgCCTTTAGCTTTATTCTAATAGTATACTGATACACCCTACTACAAGATATTTCAGCAAGAATGGCAGAAGGGTATTATTGCCAATCTTGCGATGTTTGATTTTGCATTAATTCGTCCACTTTTGTTTAACGAACTGCTGGTCGAATCAATCGCGCAatgctaattttttaattgttacttTTCTGTTACAAGAACAAGTCACGATTTTTTGATAAGTTCACCAATACAAACCGatagaaaaccagaaaataAGTTCGGTGATTTGCGACAACTTCGTCGACGTTCGATAAACAGGGTAGTTTaacacctttttttttgtcttttttaacACATGTGTGTAAGAAGTGTTTGGTTTTCGATGCGGTTTGCCCACACGGTGAAAAGTGAAGAGGAATGATTTATCAATATGCCAGCAAGATATCGGAGACCAAACATCGTCTCCCTAGCATATTGGTTGATTTGTTGATATTGTTGATGAAGTCTATCGAGTAATCGAGGAAATTACTTTTTGTTAGTGTTACGTTAGGCTGAAAATGATGCAAGAGAAAAATTATACTCCATTTCCTGGTTGGGGACGTCTCAAACGTCCGGCCATAGCagaattttccaaactttcctcttgaatttaaaattgctgTTATGCGGTCGATTGGTCCGGCAGTTTAGTGTGTAATATTTACGAATCAAAATATGGATTTAATATagtaatatattttgttgttcgttacgatttaaaatattaacgataggtcatttttaaattataatggtTTTGTTACGAAATGGAATACTGATTTCATGTAATGTATCGTATTTCAGAATAACTTTGTATTATTACGTTTTAAATATGCGAGGTGAATCCCAGCGTCTCTTGATTTACGAACTTTCTCATGGGGTTTATGTAGTGTACTCGTAATCacgatatttaatattaatccCTTTCTCGAGTTATCAACAATAGCCAATTTCACAACTGGCAGCTTGGATGCAATTATTAGTCTCCGCTTAAAATCCTTGGTGTAAAAAgtcatttcattgaaaaacgTTAGGATCGGATCAAACATAATGAAACTTCGTTTTGCACAAAAGGCCctaatttctcatttttaaattgtctcatttttattaaagactTTCGGTCAGCGACTCACTGGTTTAGgtttagagttttttttatttatgcaaacCCCC
This region of Euwallacea fornicatus isolate EFF26 chromosome 3, ASM4011564v1, whole genome shotgun sequence genomic DNA includes:
- the Nrg gene encoding neuroglian isoform X2 → MDFKHLSYLLLVIVHYCHAREVPSPPLIVKQPPTDEVLFQVEQNGENDKPFYIECEAEGEPAPKYFWMKNGKKFDWQAYDDRISQQTGRGTLSISKPSEVDIGQYQCFAENQYGTATSNSVFMRKAELNSFKNAPPISLTGREGEAFNLTCQPPDGWPKPVVHWIIMYTNGGFKTINSSRMTLDPEGNLWFSNLTLSDNTDNFMYACAATSPFKHEYKYGNRVLLNVVAAGVSAAQNKVQPVLQYVTRKNEIAYRGKRVELFCIYGGTPLPQTLWHKNGKPLRSTDRVTQGNYGKSLIIKVVDFEDEGTYTCEVSNGVGDSKSYSINLRVLAVPYFIEEPKVITAAEDEAAEFRCQAGGVPEPEIKWIFNGRPIEQAPKNDRRRIEQGRLIIERLVKSDTANYGCNATNSLGYVYKDVYVNVQALSPEITEAPRDTAAVDNQSINMTCKVMGAPRPTIKWIRNGEELTGGRFRVQESGDLLITDIQFDDRGNYTCYAENKLGKASANARLDVKEHTYITDGPEDYEVESGTPATFRCNAVTDASLDLEIMWLKSGQPIDFEAEPRFVKSSDYSLTITKTIELDSGTYTCVARTELDQASAQAQLIVQDIPNPPGDIRVECHRMDATIQWSPKGDNRAPILRYIIQYNTSFTPDSWEDAFSDVPPVDTTYTIPMSSWANYTFRVIAVNKIGRSLPSPHSEICSTPPAVPHKNPDNVVGEGDKPDNLVITWTPMPQIEHAAPGFKYRVYYKRDIPGIDYEPPQEITDWRVGRFEIPDQPSFQQYRIKVLAVNDEGEADVSPQEVIGYSGESKPLEAPQNFTVLNVQSPTNALLSWIAVPLESVRGHFKGYKISTWSDQSPIANEIQVQGGNAKALVNTFVPNSKNYAQVYVYNGKFNGPRSEILSFHTPEGVPGEMDVLEATPLGSSAFMLKWEKPDRPNGNLTGYNIYYAEVDQNLKVAGANGRKPQITDPNRLRAKLAGLRPATKYRIYISATTKAGESKRYFIERNTKALGSHQPGVPRFGWESVRDNKATSVIRVNWIPSEDGKPGSHFYVKYKKRGETMYLKTPPELDEDFQEVSGLESGQTYEFVVVSVDGDFETESEPQEVSTNDGITITAQQAVATAGWFIGMMLAIVILLLVLIIVCIVKRNRGGKYAVHEREQANGRHDYPEEGGFHEYSQPLDSKPHGRPSMSSEPKISPESDTDSMAEYGEGDTEGMNEDGSFIGQYGQKRGQGESTSQGFATLV
- the Nrg gene encoding neuroglian isoform X1, producing the protein MDFKHLSYLLLVIVHYCHAREVPSPPLIVKQPPTDEVLFQVEQNGENDKPFYIECEAEGEPAPKYFWMKNGKKFDWQAYDDRISQQTGRGTLSISKPSEVDIGQYQCFAENQYGTATSNSVFMRKAELNSFKNAPPISLTGREGEAFNLTCQPPDGWPKPVVHWIIMYTNGGFKTINSSRMTLDPEGNLWFSNLTLSDNTDNFMYACAATSPFKHEYKYGNRVLLNVVAAGVSAAQNKVQPVLQYVTRKNEIAYRGKRVELFCIYGGTPLPQTLWHKNGKPLRSTDRVTQGNYGKSLIIKVVDFEDEGTYTCEVSNGVGDSKSYSINLRVLAVPYFIEEPKVITAAEDEAAEFRCQAGGVPEPEIKWIFNGRPIEQAPKNDRRRIEQGRLIIERLVKSDTANYGCNATNSLGYVYKDVYVNVQALSPEITEAPRDTAAVDNQSINMTCKVMGAPRPTIKWIRNGEELTGGRFRVQESGDLLITDIQFDDRGNYTCYAENKLGKASANARLDVKEHTYITDGPEDYEVESGTPATFRCNAVTDASLDLEIMWLKSGQPIDFEAEPRFVKSSDYSLTITKTIELDSGTYTCVARTELDQASAQAQLIVQDIPNPPGDIRVECHRMDATIQWSPKGDNRAPILRYIIQYNTSFTPDSWEDAFSDVPPVDTTYTIPMSSWANYTFRVIAVNKIGRSLPSPHSEICSTPPAVPHKNPDNVVGEGDKPDNLVITWTPMPQIEHAAPGFKYRVYYKRDIPGIDYEPPQEITDWRVGRFEIPDQPSFQQYRIKVLAVNDEGEADVSPQEVIGYSGESKPLEAPQNFTVLNVQSPTNALLSWIAVPLESVRGHFKGYKISTWSDQSPIANEIQVQGGNAKALVNTFVPNSKNYAQVYVYNGKFNGPRSEILSFHTPEGVPGEMDVLEATPLGSSAFMLKWEKPDRPNGNLTGYNIYYAEVDQNLKVAGANGRKPQITDPNRLRAKLAGLRPATKYRIYISATTKAGESKRYFIERNTKALGSHQPGVPRFGWESVRDNKATSVIRVNWIPSEDGKPGSHFYVKYKKRGETMYLKTPPELDEDFQEVSGLESGQTYEFVVVSVDGDFETESEPQEVSTNDGITITAQQAVATAGWFIGMMLAIVILLLVLIIVCIVKRNRGGKYAVHEREQANGRHDYPEEGGFHEYSQPLDSKPHGRPSMSSEPKISPESDTDSMAEYGEGDTGRFTEDGSFIGQYVPSNMKQMGTTGAPCTNNNAVATYV